One Frankia alni ACN14a DNA window includes the following coding sequences:
- the rbfA gene encoding 30S ribosome-binding factor RbfA, producing the protein MADPARARKLAVRIREVVASALERGVKDPRLGMVTVTEVRVTPDLVDATVFYTVYGDEDARRASAEALESARGLLRSQVGRATGVKVTPTLTFVHDRLPDDAKHLEDLISVARERDARLAEVRRDARPAGDEDPYRRPRTVDEDDEDEDEDLVDEFDEFDRVEELDADAGDALGGDAGAREAGASAGRQVYPASPGGDPTAGR; encoded by the coding sequence GTGGCTGATCCGGCCCGGGCACGGAAGCTGGCCGTGCGAATTCGTGAGGTGGTCGCGTCCGCGCTGGAACGCGGCGTGAAGGATCCCCGCCTCGGCATGGTGACGGTCACGGAGGTGCGGGTCACGCCCGACCTGGTCGACGCCACAGTGTTCTACACCGTGTACGGCGACGAGGACGCCCGCCGGGCGTCGGCCGAGGCCCTCGAGTCCGCTCGCGGACTGCTGCGCAGCCAGGTCGGCCGTGCCACCGGGGTCAAGGTCACCCCGACCCTCACCTTCGTGCACGATCGGCTGCCCGACGACGCCAAGCACCTCGAGGACCTGATCAGCGTCGCCCGGGAGCGGGATGCCCGGCTCGCCGAGGTGCGCCGCGACGCCCGGCCGGCCGGCGACGAGGACCCCTACCGTCGTCCGCGGACCGTCGACGAGGACGACGAGGACGAGGACGAGGACCTTGTCGACGAGTTCGACGAGTTCGACAGGGTCGAGGAGCTCGACGCCGACGCCGGCGACGCCCTCGGCGGCGATGCCGGGGCACGGGAGGCAGGCGCGTCCGCCGGGCGCCAGGTGTATCCGGCGTCACCCGGCGGCGATCCGACCGCCGGGCGCTGA
- a CDS encoding DUF503 domain-containing protein, which translates to MWIGTLSLDLLLGDVHSLKEKRSVVRPIVAELRRRFTLSVAETGHLDLHRRAEIGMAVVAADRAHCIEVLRACEQLVAGHPEVEILAARERCLSEDDADGQPQLAADTLD; encoded by the coding sequence ATGTGGATCGGGACTCTCAGCCTTGACCTGCTGCTCGGGGACGTGCACTCGCTGAAGGAGAAGCGCTCCGTGGTTCGGCCGATCGTGGCTGAGCTGCGCCGTCGGTTCACCCTCAGCGTCGCCGAGACGGGACATCTCGACCTGCACCGCCGGGCCGAGATCGGGATGGCGGTCGTGGCCGCCGACCGGGCGCACTGCATCGAAGTCCTGCGCGCCTGCGAACAGCTGGTGGCAGGACACCCGGAGGTCGAGATTCTCGCCGCGCGCGAACGCTGCCTGTCTGAGGACGACGCCGACGGGCAACCTCAGCTGGCGGCGGACACCCTCGACTGA